CGAACAGCAAGCGATTCGAAGAACTGTTCAATTTGATACGGCGTATCACCTAAACCGTCGCCGTTTTCATCGAATCCAACATAGTCGCTCCAGTAATTTCCTTTTTCCCCCAGCGAAAAAATCTTCGGCTTGATTACGCCACCCATGATTTCAACCTGCACGCGGTTTGCAACGAAAGCGTTTTCGATGAACACAGCGCGCTCAATCGATGGCTGCAACGAAATGCCCACATCGTTTCCTGCAACCAGATTGTTGCGAATGATGCACGTCCCATTCACCGCCTGTGGAACCTCTTCCAGAAAGATACCGCGCGCGTTATCGGAGATTCGATTGTTTTCGGCCAGGATGTCATCACCAACTTTGATGAAGAAACCGACTCCACCAACGCCGCGCGATCCGGTGAATCGATTGCCGCGAAGAGTCATCCGTCTGCTGTACATGATCGCGGAGCCAACCTGATTGTCTTCAAATGTGTTGTCCTCAAACAAGCTGTCATCGCAGTACATGTAATGAAGCCCGTAGCGGCTTGTGCGGACTATGTTCTTTCGAACAGTCACGTGATTCGATTGCCAGATCGCAAGATCACGACTTCGTTCCACAATGTTCTGTTCGATTGTCGTTTGCGGAGAATCGTAAATCCGTATCCCATCTCCACGGCGTGGTGGAATGAGTTCTTTGCCGATTACGTGGTTTCCATGAATGCGGGCTCCCCGGGCCGATAAGACGAAGATACCGAAGAGAACATCTTCGATTAGATTGTTTTCAACGACGCAGTTGCGCGCCTTTTGAATCTTGATGCCGCTGTCTTCCGACACAAGACTACCGCCGCTGCCCCGCACCGTGAAACCGCGAATTTCAGAAGGCCCCTGTTTGACTACGATCACGGAACCTTTACCCATCCCTTCGATGACAGCGCCCGGCTCCCCTTTCAATACCAGAGACTTGTTCAACGTGATCTGCTCGCGATAGATTCCCGATCGCACATGAATCTGATCTCCGCTGTTCGCCGCCTGAAC
The nucleotide sequence above comes from bacterium. Encoded proteins:
- the nosD gene encoding nitrous oxide reductase family maturation protein NosD, which translates into the protein VQAANSGDQIHVRSGIYREQITLNKSLVLKGEPGAVIEGMGKGSVIVVKQGPSEIRGFTVRGSGGSLVSEDSGIKIQKARNCVVENNLIEDVLFGIFVLSARGARIHGNHVIGKELIPPRRGDGIRIYDSPQTTIEQNIVERSRDLAIWQSNHVTVRKNIVRTSRYGLHYMYCDDSLFEDNTFEDNQVGSAIMYSRRMTLRGNRFTGSRGVGGVGFFIKVGDDILAENNRISDNARGIFLEEVPQAVNGTCIIRNNLVAGNDVGISLQPSIERAVFIENAFVANRVQVEIMGGVIKPKIFSLGEKGNYWSDYVGFDENGDGLGDTPYQIEQFFESLAVRWPELGLLRMGPASEALEMAARTFPLGRPRTVAIDKRPLLRPSEISGIAAVNSASAGLWFPGLLLTACCWITINKIRSAAE